TTGGTGGGGGCAAACATGCGTCCTCCGCGACACATCTTTTAACAAAGTTAAGGTTATTGAGAACACACCGACACTATTGGTATTACTAAACTTGAGTGCTCAGACACAATGGTCATCAGTCAACTGAGCCAGTATTTGACAGCAGGCATTGTGTCACTGGACGCAGCGTCGGACGCAAATTACACCATCATCGCACAGTTGGACAATTACCTGGCACAATGCCTAATAGAACAAGGATACGTTTCCAAAGGCACCCTGGCCTGAACGGTGAGTACCACCACCCCTCACACGAGGGATACGGGCCACAGCTCTTCCGGTACCCCAGGACTCGGCACTGGTCTGGTGGCCTGAAATACACAAATGACTCCATCACTAACTAATTTTGACATGAGGTACCGACTAGTGTTTAATGCACTCACCTGCCAGCTCACTAACTGCATAGGGCTGACGGTTGTTCTTGCGCATGTTAGTATGCACAAAGTTCACAATATCGGGGCGAATGGGAGCCCTGAACACTGCAGGCAGGACAACATTTTTGCCTGAGGCGTCTCCTTTCTCGGAGTAAACCGAGATTAAGGGTCGGGCACAGGCCTACAAAAAAGCACAATCATTTACATTAGGCAGATATTCCATATCAAGAGTGCACCAAACCGTCATCAACTAAATGCAATTTGAATCTGCATGAATGTTTTTAACTCGATCCTGCTCTCAAGAAGACTGCGCGAATACACAGAGTGAGGCCTGTTAGCTCATACCAGTTAGCCTCACTCCGTAGGCCTGTTACCTGTAATGCATTAACTTTCGGATTTTGTCGAACCACAATATACCACTTCAAAAAGTACACGCGTAAGAGACGCTAGCGGTTAATCTGGCATTAATTATAAATGTGAATTATTAGGCTTGCATTTAAGAAACGGGTGGAAAGGCTATACACGTGTCATGAGAAAACTAGCCTACAACTAGTTCAAAATGGCTCCTCGTGCTAGTTGCCGTGGCCGGCAGCACTGCACAAACTTAAATTACAATCGGAAATAACTCGGGGAGCGGGTAGCCTTGAGATATCGTTGTTACAAGAACACGACATATACGTTATACAAATAGAATTACAGTGGTTTCTTACCATTATCGTAATTTAAATTTCGGCTCGCCGGGAACCACGCTCCACACGCTATGGCGGCCACTGGTAAAAGGAAGTAGGTAACTCGCCTTCAAAGGATTATGCCTCCGCCGATACGAAAACCACTTCCGGCAAAAGCCAAATATTAACAAAGGGTTTTGGGACAGCGAGAAAAagatattttaaatttaaaatgactATTTAAATAACGGAGTTACGATTGTACATTATTTGGCTACCAATGTATACATTTAAGAGATGGTGCCTCTAGCGAGGACTATTTCTTTACGCCATGTTTTCAAACGTGGACTTAATGAAGGAAGTACGTCATGAGCATAACGATATCATTTTATATAATTGTTTAATTTCCACAATGAACGCAAAACAGCGCATAGTAGTCGAATATACTCACCCattattaatttctttttttttaataagaatGATTGTTTGTGTTGAACTCTGAATTTATGACGTCGGAGCGCGCGAGAGTCAAACTCACAAGAGCAGCAGCCAAGTTGACGTCGTTACAAAAAGAGATTTTTACTTATGGCCACCAAGGTTTTAACACATGTAAAACAGTTTTTTAATACACTCAGGTGAGTTTTACGTGTTGTTTTAGGATATTCGCTGTTGGGATGTTTAAATCGAAAAGCCTTCTTTTCGTAGCCGTTAGCTGTGAAGTGCAGTGAATATTGTTCGTGCTTTTCTGTTTAAAGGAATCTTCTAGAAGATGAGAACAACCATTGTTGCACTTATGAGGTAATTACATTTTTTGATGACGATGAGTTTTCAAATGTTTCCTATTAAATCGTGTGTATTTCTTGTTTTCAGGATGACGTTCAAATATTGAAAAAGGATGGAGATAGAATATCAGTTCTGAATTTATTGGACTATGGGCACCAGGAAGTCTTCATTTGTGAAAAAGCTGTGAGAACTTTTAGATCCACAGAAAATCTGTTGTTTGTGGATTAACATCCATCTTAAAAATAAACTTTAATTTCTGTTGTCTCGTAGATTCCAAAACTAAATGACTCGGATGAAGACTCGACGCTTGAGACATCAAACTGCGCCGACAGCGTTGTTGCGTTGACTGCTCCTCGAACTCAACTGGCACCGCTGCCTCTCACCATCACAAAAGCAAGGTGCTTCCAAGTCAAAAAAGACcccaaacaaatgaaaagattAGCCATAAGATCTTTGTGAGGCTCACCAGCCTTGCTACTTAACGTTAAGTGGTACCGTTTGAGGCACATTTCTTAAACGTCAAATATCATCAGCTAAAATGTTTgcgtttttattttaaaggcaaCTGCTGTCTTGGTACACATTATCTCAAAATGCCAACATTGAGGCTTTGGATGATCCTGCCCTACGACCTCTGTGGGTACGATGTGACATGGCGGATCCGGCTCGTACCATTTGGTTAGGAGCTGAAGGTGTCTCCGTGGCCAATAAAGTGGCTGGTGTCAAATTATATTCTGTTACATGCACAGGTACTGTATATAATGGAATTGTTTAATGATCCTGAAACAAAGTGAATTGctatgtgattttattttaaacttttttttttgtattccaaCGTAACTGTTAGGCCCCGTTGTACACAAAAATGATCTCATGACTTTAGACGAGCTGAAACGAGAGCACAAGAAAAGGCACCACTCAACATCCACGGTAAATCAATATCCTAATCGATTCTCTTCTGAGTGTTGTGTTATGGATTATGACTCCTTTTGTGATTGCCTCTAGTTGACAATTAAAGGGAGTGCCCAGTTTATCATGTTTGGCTCCATTGTGGTTGAAAACACAACAATTGAATCGCAAAGCAGCGTGACGGTGGATTTCAAGTGGAACCACGTGGAGCGTGTACTCGAGACACCCCCGCTGTCCTCTACAGCCACATTAGTAAGACACACTCAAATGTCACCTAGCTCTCAAACCGTAACGCTCACTCTAACCAACCGTTTAAAATGCGTCAGAATATTAAAGTTGCCAGTGGAGACAAGAGAAGCCCCATGTTTGAGGTGTTCAGGGAGTTGCAGTTTCTTCAGGTATGTGATGACAAAGACTTGTTTGAAAAGaccctggaaagaaaaaaaatacacgttTTGTATTTGAGTATACGTATGCTACTGTAGCAGTTTCAGAAACCGCTATGACTGCAAACAATGTTAGCTAGCATACGTGATGTTGAATCACATTAGGAGGCTTACCCTCAAAATGAAATAGTCACCAGAATTTTAAACTGTTCCCGTTTGTTCTTTCAGGTTCTTGCTGATGGTTTAAGTACGGGTGAGGTGGAGTGGTTGACTCCTTTGGAAAGCAAGTCAGCAGTGGATCTGACCAAGGAATACATtcaaggtaccgtattttccggcctataaggcgcaccggactataaggcgcaccttcaatgaatggctcattttaaaactttatccttatataaggcgcaccggactataaggcgcaccattaatgcatcatgtcagatttttaatccaaatcaaatcattctccattttatcttttttatttcaacttcagacggaacaaattactttataatcataaaataatgatccatagtctttttgattcatgattcatagtcttcagcgggccacttatgattgatttcatgacacaatgctttgggccagtttaaatttaggaatttggtccatatataaggcgcactggactataaggcgcactgttggtttttgagaagattttaagattttaggtgcgccttatagggcggaaaatacggtatttacttCTTTttatccgtttttttttccaagttttGCCTCTGAtaatcttgttttcttttagagCTACAGAGTGTCATAAAATCACAACAGGAGCAGGATTTCAAACCAACAGAGGTAAGAGTAAAGCAGAGGGATCATTTATAACCTTTCCTATCGGTCTTAATTTTTGGTCTGCTGCTGAAGACAGACCCCAAAAGTGTCCCTCCAATTTTCGACTCTTTCCTGGAACGAGACGGTTTGGATTTTGTGGAGACGCTATGGGTTCGCATGAGAAAGAGTGAGTCCGCGTCATCAAGGCAAGAAACCGGGATTCACGTGGCGGTAACCCAAACAACTATATTTCAGGTGTTGGTTGCTATCAAGACATCGTAGACAGCCTGAAATTGGTCATTGAGGCCCTGACTTACGGCTACATCACGCCGTGGGTAAGGCTTCTCTCGACCGGCTAACAAAGAAAAACGACAGTCTCCTTCATTGTTGTGCTGCCGCCAGATTCACCAAGACAATAGCAGCACGCTCAGCAAGCTCATCCTGCAGTCCTACAATCAGAAGATGGAGCACGTGTCGCTCACGGGCCTCACGCCTGTCCAAATGTTGTTAGAAATGGGCCTGAACAAGATGGGAAAAGATTACTTCAACTACCTTGTTGGTAATTTCCGCCAAACACTTTTATGAAagattgtctgtgtgtgtttgaagtTGTCCCCTAAATGTATTGCCATCCTTATTTCTCAGGGGAAGAATTGACATCGCCCAACAACTTGGTAAGATTGGAGACATTATTCTGTGAGCTTTAGAGTGGATATTGAATATGTGTGATTCCATGCAGACTTATTACCTGAACACAGAGGTGGATCTGCAGGAGCAATTTATCCGCCTGAAGAAACTACACCATCTCCTGGAAGTAATCGTGACCTGCAGAACATTTTTAGATTTGCCCTACGACAGACTCTTCCTGCTCACACAGTAAGTCAAGTTTGCtcattgtatatatttttttgtaacccATTGCGTAAATTCGACTTTCGAGTCTTCCTCTTGTTATTTTCACAGGTTGTGTTTACAGCATTACCAAACATCTCCCTATGATGAAACACACGAGTTCAAACTGCAAATCAAACCGGCGTTGATCACTCAATTCTACCAGAAGTAAGGAAGGCAACCTTCACCAAAGCTACTCATTTTGTCCTACAATTATATTTCGTGTGAAACGTGGGCCTGTTTAGATGAGCACAGTTATTTTGTCTACAGGTATTTTAATAGGAAAAAAATTATGAGTCTGCCTGTCACTTCATGTCGATTTTTGTAAATTAATAATATTGAGCTGAAGTCCCTATTGTTGTGTCCAGTGAGTGAATGCATGCCAGTGTTTCTGTTTATGTTTACTTATAGTGAGGCTCCAGTTGTGTGGGGAGTGGAAGTGTCCAGCGGGCAAGGGCCTGACAAGGTCAAGACGTCCTTACAGGTCAGCGACAGACCGCTGGTTGATCACGTCTTCCAACCTGGTGAGTTTTGTCCGCTCCAACCCAACCGACTGGAAATCCAAGTCATGTATGTAAccatttttcctctttttgcttttAGATCATACAAATGTAACAGAGGACAAGCCTGTCTGCTTTTCAACTTTGGTGTCCTGCAGCCTTGTCAACTTTGAATTTGCACAGAAATAGAAGAGTAAGAATTCTGTTCCCCCCTCAAGTTCTTTAAAGAAAGACAGCGGGGCTACTTCACAGCAATGTTTTAATGGGAAGAGTCCAAATTTTTTGCAGCTTGTCATTGTAAACACTGTTTCCACgtcaaattaaaattcaatCAACGTCATCATTGTGAGCACACAATTCATGAAATATCCGATTTAGTTTTTTGCGTACAGTATTGCCACGTTGTGATTGCCGCACCGTTTAGTTTCGCCTCTGCAGCAGGAACATGAGGAAGATGGCACTCAATAAAATGGAGAGCGTGCACACAGTGGGAACAACGATCTCGGTTACCATCTCCATGTGGCTGGTCAGCGGGTCTGCAAAGAACACACGCTATTTAGAAACGTAGACGTCGGGCTCAGACGCTGACCATCAGGCATGTTGCAGCACTCAAAGggtttgactttttgttttgttttgtttttcttcccaaaaAATGTTATCTATTGTCTGTATTGAATCCCTTTTGAGCACAGGTGATTCCTTACCATGTATAAGTCTTAGAATATTGGCAGCAGTACTCCGCTGATcctctattaaaaaaaagagaaataactCAGAGTTGATGAACAATAATTGAAAACCCCTTTGAGAACTGCACACAGCAATTGCAGCTTTGCAGCATCACCAAGCAACtccaaaagaattgatttggtTTGAACGCCCAAAAGGTTTGATCACGGTTAGGCGACACACTTCATGCAAGTTAGTAAAATGATCACAAAACGACACACCCGGAAGTGAAGACTTGTACCGACCGGCGCTCAATCAAGTTCTAAACTTCATCATGCACAGGCCAAACCCTTGGCTTTTCTGCATGTTCCGTTGCTTTTCTTCTAGCTGAGGGGGCAAACAAAGAAAATTTGAGCTAGGTTGAGTATGGGATTGTCGCTACCTCAACCGCCAAGGTTATTTTTTTGAGGGGGTGTTATTGAGACCACACAAAACATTTGGACATTTATATTCTGCCGAGTGCCAATTTAGATGGTTCATAAATAATTGttttaaatgtaattattttGATTGACATTTCGCTTCTGAAGTTTTACTTTTTAGGTCAGAATCTTTGTTTACCCCAGCTAGTTGTTAGTGATGGGgatgctttttatttctttttttaaacacagacTGACCTGCAGCAAGGAGCTGGTTACTTGATGAGCAGGTCTCCACGGCCTTCCTCCTCCAGTTTTCAACCTGTGGAGTTGTTCCGGAAAAATTCTTCAGATGAATACAGTCACAAACTAAGAGGTAGGTGGcttataaaaatgtatttgccttttttttttcttttttaaatcatattttGTAACTTGACCATGTTGGACTACAACTTAACTTTTTCGCCGCTTACCTCTCTCTGATTGGGAAATCCGTTGGCGCTGATAATGCGCTTGTAAAACTGAACGGAAGCTTTTGGATAGCGAGGCTTGTTCTTATTTCTGAAGTCCACGTAATATAAGCCAAACCTCTCGCCGAAGCCTTCGTCCCACTCAAACTTGTCCAGCAGTGACCATGCGGTGTAACCTTTGAGATTCACACCGTCTCTGAGGGCTGAAATGAGAGAAGGAAATTCATCATacacataataaaataataaataaaatgtgaagcTTTCCCGCGTTCACCTTTGAGCATCTCGTTGATGTAATCTTGAAAGTACTTTATCCTCCAGTCATCACACAACTCTGTGCATTGCATCTTCTCAGAGACTCCATTCTCAGTCACGTAGATCATCGGGTTTCCATACTgagtcttgtaaaaaaaaaataaaaaaaaaaggaatgtaaTCAGATTTCCTTTTTGGTCCGCATAAGATGAAAATCGAACCCAACGAGTCACCTTGACAAAATTAAGCATGCGGCGGAACCCCCACGGCACAGAGTAGAGCCACTCTGAGCCGGGGTCGGGCCACTGGGGGTCAACCAGCTCGACCAAGTCGCGGTCCATGAAGAAGCTGCTGGTGCCGCGGCCAGACGGGTTATTCTTCTGGGTGATGTAGCGTGTCGTGAAATGACTGATGCCCAGCAAGTCACACGTTCCCTTGATGTAGCTCTTCTCTTGGGGAGAAAACGTGGGCAGGCGAGATGATCCGAGACCTTGCTGGGCACTCTTCCTACCTGTGCGCAAAGGCCTGTGTGTTAACGTACACTCATCCGGCCGGCCCAGATTTATTTTTGCCACGTCAACTCGCCAATGAAGTCTTTCATCACTTGAGGGTAATCTCCGTGAAAGACGGGCGTGGCAAACCAGCCGAGGGAAAACTGCACGTATCTCTCGGCCGCTTCGATGTCCTTCTGGTTGCTGATGTCGACGGGCTCTCCCCAGTCCGCTGTCAGGGAGATGCCCACGAGACCTGCAGATGCAGAAGGCGGTgctccagaaaaaaaagaaatggattcTGGGAGATAGTAAAGAGCGGGATGATTGTCTACCGTTTTGTTTTGGCCTCCACTGCGCATCGTACGTGTGCCAAACTTTAGCGTGAGCCTGAAGATAGAAAAATGCATTTCACATTTGaggtcatttttctcttggctTCAATTTT
The window above is part of the Syngnathus typhle isolate RoL2023-S1 ecotype Sweden linkage group LG7, RoL_Styp_1.0, whole genome shotgun sequence genome. Proteins encoded here:
- the zwilch gene encoding protein zwilch homolog; this translates as MATKVLTHVKQFFNTLRNLLEDENNHCCTYEDDVQILKKDGDRISVLNLLDYGHQEVFICEKAIPKLNDSDEDSTLETSNCADSVVALTAPRTQLAPLPLTITKARQLLSWYTLSQNANIEALDDPALRPLWVRCDMADPARTIWLGAEGVSVANKVAGVKLYSVTCTGPVVHKNDLMTLDELKREHKKRHHSTSTLTIKGSAQFIMFGSIVVENTTIESQSSVTVDFKWNHVERVLETPPLSSTATLNIKVASGDKRSPMFEVFRELQFLQVLADGLSTGEVEWLTPLESKSAVDLTKEYIQELQSVIKSQQEQDFKPTETDPKSVPPIFDSFLERDGLDFVETLWVRMRKSVGCYQDIVDSLKLVIEALTYGYITPWIHQDNSSTLSKLILQSYNQKMEHVSLTGLTPVQMLLEMGLNKMGKDYFNYLVGEELTSPNNLTYYLNTEVDLQEQFIRLKKLHHLLEVIVTCRTFLDLPYDRLFLLTQLCLQHYQTSPYDETHEFKLQIKPALITQFYQNEAPVVWGVEVSSGQGPDKVKTSLQVSDRPLVDHVFQPDHTNVTEDKPVCFSTLVSCSLVNFEFAQK
- the lctlb gene encoding lactase-like b isoform X2, producing MHSGRALGVCHVLVLVLCVSATEDFDWTKNDHGSFYYGTFPAGFSWGAGGSAYQTEGAWDKDGKGLSIWDVFSHKRGKIEKNDTGDSSCEGYYNVKGDVSLMRELKLNHYRFSISWPRLIPTGIKSDHINERGIQYYDDLINHLLASKITPIVTLYHWDLPQVLQERYGGWQNISMVNHFNDFASLCFERFGNRVKHWLTFSNPWSVAVEGYETGEHAPGLRTRGTGAFRAAHHIIKAHAKVWHTYDAQWRPKQNGLVGISLTADWGEPVDISNQKDIEAAERYVQFSLGWFATPVFHGDYPQVMKDFIGRKSAQQGLGSSRLPTFSPQEKSYIKGTCDLLGISHFTTRYITQKNNPSGRGTSSFFMDRDLVELVDPQWPDPGSEWLYSVPWGFRRMLNFVKTQYGNPMIYVTENGVSEKMQCTELCDDWRIKYFQDYINEMLKALRDGVNLKGYTAWSLLDKFEWDEGFGERFGLYYVDFRNKNKPRYPKASVQFYKRIISANGFPNQREVENWRRKAVETCSSSNQLLAADPLTSHMEMVTEIVVPTVCTLSILLSAIFLMFLLQRRN
- the lctlb gene encoding lactase-like b isoform X1; protein product: MHSGRALGVCHVLVLVLCVSATEDFDWTKNDHGSFYYGTFPAGFSWGAGGSAYQTEGAWDKDGKGLSIWDVFSHKRGKIEKNDTGDSSCEGYYNVKGDVSLMRELKLNHYRFSISWPRLIPTGIKSDHINERGIQYYDDLINHLLASKITPIVTLYHWDLPQVLQERYGGWQNISMVNHFNDFASLCFERFGNRVKHWLTFSNPWSVAVEGYETGEHAPGLRTRGTGAFRAAHHIIKAHAKVWHTYDAQWRPKQNGLVGISLTADWGEPVDISNQKDIEAAERYVQFSLGWFATPVFHGDYPQVMKDFIGRKSAQQGLGSSRLPTFSPQEKSYIKGTCDLLGISHFTTRYITQKNNPSGRGTSSFFMDRDLVELVDPQWPDPGSEWLYSVPWGFRRMLNFVKTQYGNPMIYVTENGVSEKMQCTELCDDWRIKYFQDYINEMLKALRDGVNLKGYTAWSLLDKFEWDEGFGERFGLYYVDFRNKNKPRYPKASVQFYKRIISANGFPNQREVENWRRKAVETCSSSNQLLAAEDQRSTAANILRLIHDPLTSHMEMVTEIVVPTVCTLSILLSAIFLMFLLQRRN